The sequence below is a genomic window from Sorangiineae bacterium MSr12523.
GTAGACAAAAGCTATTCTTTGGGCCGTCCGGCTTGCCTGGCGCGAGCAGGAACCTATCTGCATCCGCAATGTCTTCTCCAAAACGTACGAATCGTGCGGTAACGACGGCCGCGATCCTGCTCTCGTTGTTCATGGCAGCGATGGAAACCACCGTGGTCGCGACGGCGATGCCCACGGTGGTCGCGGATCTCGGGGCGCTCGAGTTGTACGGGTGGGTCGGCGCGGTGTACTTGCTGGGCAATACGGTGGCGATGCCCATCTACGGCAAGCTGTCCGACATTTATGGGCGCAAATCGCTCATGATGGTCGGCATCACGCTGTTCTTGATTGGCTCGATGGCCAGCGGGCTCTCGCAGTCGATGGTTCAGTTGATCGCCTTCCGCGGGCTGCAAGCGCTCGGCGCCGGTGGACTGCAGACGCTCGCGTTCACGGTGGCGGGCGACATCTACGAGGTGAAGGAGCGCGCGCGCATCCAAGGCATCTTCGGCGCGGTCTGGGCCATCGCGGGCATGAGCGGGCCGTTCTTGGGCGGCCTCCTGGTGAAGTTCCTCTCGTGGCGGTGGGTCTTCTACGTCAACGTTCCCGTCGGTGTTTTGGCGGCGTTTCTCTATGTCGTGGCCTTCCACGAGTCGGTGGCGAAGCGCCCGGCGAAGCTGGACATCCCGGGCGCGCTGGTCGTCACGGCCATGGTCGTGTCGCTCTTGTTGGGCACGAGCCGCGTGGCCCCGGCGATCACGATTCCGCTCGCCATCGGGTTCGGCGTGATCATGATGCTGGTCGAGCGCCGCGCCGAAGAGCCGGTGATCCCGCTGGATCTGTTGCGGCAAAAGGTCATCGGCCTGTCGTGCATTCTGGGCGGCGTGGTGGGCGCGACGATGATGTCGGTGGTGACCTACCTACCCTTGTACCTGCAAGGGATCTTGGGCACGAGCGCCACCACGGCGGGCTCGATGCTCTCGCCGCTGCTCATCGGCTGGCCGCTGGCGGCGACCCTCACGGGGCGCATTCTGTCGCGTCTCTCGTACCGCACGATCATGATCTTCGGCTGGACCTTGGCGACGGCATCGCTGGTCGTGCTCTCGGTGGAGATCGCGAACGTGGCCGCGCCGGGCGTGCTCTACGCCATCATGTTCTTCCTCGGCCTGGGCCTCGGCTTCGCCAACACGCCCATCATCCTCGTGTTGCAGGAGAGCGTGACGTGGCGGCAGCGCGGCCAAGCCACCGCGGCCAGCTCGTTCTTCCGCACCATCGGTGGATCCATCGCGGTGGGCGCGCTCGGTGCGATCCTCGCGGGCGGCCTCGCAGGCCTCGCCGACCCGCGCCTGCTGTCCGAGATCATGGGCCCCGAGCACGGCCATCACCTGGATCCGGCGTTGATGGGCCGCATCTCGGCGCAGCTGGAAACGTCGCTGGTGACCATCTTCCGCATCATCGCGGCGATGGCGGCGTCGGCCCTGGCGCTGGCGTTGTTCTTCCCGCCCCTGCGCCTGGGTCAGGGGGAGGCGTCGCTAAGGGAGCGTCAGGATGGGGCCCTTGATGACGGACCTGTCGGACAGGACACCGAAGACGCGAAGATGACGACCTGACTGCAGCCCGCCCATGTTCGACGTGTAGAGCGTCAGGTGGTGCTGGCCCGCGGGGATGGTCACCGAGCCGTTGGCCTTGTTGATCCACTTGCCTTCTTCCATGACGCCGAGCCCGGAGGACATACGGCCGAGCTCCAGGGTGCCGCCGAACATCTGCGGCGCCTCTTCGGTCCCGATCATCGTGTTCACGCGAAAGAAGTTGTCAGGCTCGCCGCGTTCGTCCGTCGACATGAGGAAGAGCGCCGCAAGCGGCCCCGTCACGTCCACGACGAACGCAAGATCGAGCAGGCCATCGGGATAGAGGTACGCATCGCGCCCGCCCACCTTGTCCACCCGGAGCGAGTCCGGCGCAATCTGCAGGGTGCGTACGCTCGCCCCGCTTGCCGAAACTTCCACGGTCGTGGACGACGACGAGGGCGTTTGTGCCGTCGTGTTCGAGCTGCCGCCGCATGCGAAAACGGTGGCCAAAGCAAACAGGCCAACCACGTGGACGAGGGACTTCGGGGGACGGGTCATGCGCGCATCTTAAGCGAGCCCGATTCTTGGTACACTACGAAGATGGATGCGGTGAAATTGGCTCGGCTGATCGATGCAGCGCAAGGGCGCGTGCCGTGCGACGTGGTGGTCAAAGACGTGCGGTACCTCGATGTGTTCTCGTGCACGTGGCACCAGGGGGACTTGGCCGTCAAGGATGGGTTCCTGGTGGGGCTGGAGCCCGGGCTCTCGGCCACGCGCACCATCGAGGGGCGCGGCCGCTCCGTGGTGCCGGGATTTTGCGATGCCCACGTGCACCTGGAGAGCTCCCTCCTTACGCCGCACCACTTTCAGCGTGCGGTGCTGCCGCGCGGAACGACGTCGGCCATCTGCGATCCGCACGAGCTGGCCAATGTGATCGGCCTCGGTGGCATTCGCTATTTCCTCGATGCGTCGCGCGGCATGGCGCTGAACCTGCGCGTGATGCTCAGCTCCTGCGTGCCGGCGACCGACTTCGAGACCAACGGCGGCGGGACCATCGACGCCGCGGCCCTGGCCACCTTGCTGGATCACCCGAAGACCTTGGGCCTCGCCGAGATGATGAACGTGCCCGGCGTGCTTCATGCCGATCCGTCCGTGCTGGCGAAGCTCGAGACCTTCGCCGGACGGCGCATCGATGGGCATTGCCCGCTGGTGCGCGGGCGGGATCTTTCGGCCTACGCGGCCGCGGGCATTTCCAGCTGCCACGAGAGCTCCGAGTACGAGGAGGCGAAGGAGAAGCTCACCAAGGGCATCGCGGTATGGATCCGCGAGGGCAGCGTGGCCAAGGATCTGCGCGCGCTGGCGCCGCTGCTCACGATGGCCACGTCGACGAGCATCGGCTTCTGCACGGACGATCGCAACCCGCTGGACATCGCGCGCGAGGGGCACATCGATCACTTGGTGCGAGGGGCCATCGGATACGGCGTGCCCCCGGAAGTGGCCTACCGTGCGGCGTCCTTCAGCGTGGCGCGCCACTACGGGCTCGTGCGGCGCGGCGCCATTGCGCCAGGGCACGTGGCCGATTTGATCTTGCTCGACGACGTCGCGACGTGTGCCATCTCGGACGTGCTCGTCGCCGGCACGCCCGTGGGCGAGCTCGATCTTTCGGGCGATGCCGATGCACGCGAGGGCGCTGCAGCGCGCGGAACGATGAAGGCGCACGTTCCCGAAGCGCGCGATCTCGAAGGCCCCTCGGGCAGCGTGCACGTCATCGGCGTGCGCGAGGGGCGCATTCTCACCGATCGCGCCGTCATGGCGCACGATGCCGAGGGCGTCGCGAGGCTCACCGTGCTCGAGCGCTATGGGCACGGCTCGAGGCCGGCCAACGGCTACGTCCGCGGCTTCGGGCGCAACTTCCGCGGCGCCATCGCATCGAGCGTGGGGCACGATAGCCACAACCTCATCGTCGTCGGGAGCAACACCGCCGACATGCGCATGGCGCTCGCAACGTTGATCGACAGCGGCGGTGGGTTCTGCGTCGTCGGCGGCGGGGCGGTGCACGCGCACCTCGGCTTACCCATTGGCGGACTCATGTCCCCCGAGGAGCCGATTTTCATCGAGCGGGCCTTGGGGAAATTGCATCATGCAAGCAAGGAGATCGGCTGCGAACTTCCGGAGCCATTTCTCCAGCTCGCGTTTCTCAGCCTCCCGGTCATTCCGTCGCTCAAGCTCACCGACCGAGGTCTCATGGATGTCGATGCGTTCCAGTTGATCGACGTGCGCGCCGCATGACGTCTCCCGCCCCCGTGACCATGAAACGAGTCGCCCTCATCCTGGCCGGCGGTGCCGCGCGGGGTGCTTACGAGGTGGGCGTCGTGGCGTATCTCCTCCAAGAGGTGTCGCGGGCACTGGGGCGCGACGTGCCGCTCGACATTCTGTGCGGCACGTCGGTGGGCGCGCTCAATGTCGCAGGCCTTGCTGCATATGCCGACGAGCCACGCGATCGGGCGCAGCGCCTCGTGGACGTGTGGCGCGAACTGCGCGTGGGCGATCTCGTCAAGTCCGACTTGCGCGGGCTCTTGGCCGGATCGCGCGCACTGCTCGACACGAGCGGGCTGGAAAAGCTCGTGGCGGACAAAATTCCGTTTGCGCGCATCGGCGACAATTTGGCGCGCGGGATGCTCACCGCGGTGACCATTTCGACGACGCACGTGGCGAGCGGCAAGACCATCGTGTTCGTGCAACGCGGCGAGCCGGGGCTCATGGCCTGGGGCCACGAGCCGACCCTCGAGCCGCGCGCAGCGATCCTCACCGAGCATCATGCGCTGGCGTCGGCAGCGATTCCCATTTTGTTCCGGCCGGTGCTCATCGATGGGCAGTACTACTGCGACGGCGGCCTGCGCCAGAACGTGCCACTCTCACCGGCACGGCGTCTCGGCGCCGACGGACTGCTCATCGTAAATCCGCGTTACATCCGGCAAAACGGCCGCGATGCCACCGCGGAGGAGGAACCGCGCCCGGGGCCACTGCTGCTTTTTGGCAAGGCGCTCAATTCGCTGTTGCTCGACCGACTCGACACCGACTTGGCGCGCCTCGAGGGCATCAATCGCCTTCTGTCGGCGGGCACGCGACGGTTCGGTCCAGGCTTCGTCGATGCCATCAACGAGGAGCTCGGCCGCACCGCACCGCCCAAAATCCGTCCACTGTCGACGATTCTGGTGCGCGCCTCGGAGGACATCGGCAAGATGAGCGTGGAGTTCGTGCGCTCGCCAAAGTTCCAGGGCCGCGTAGGCGGGCCGCTCGCGCGTGTAATGCGGCGCCTCGCCGAAGCGGGCGGCGATTCGGAGTCCGATTTGCTGTCGTACGTGCTCTTCGACGGGGAATTCGCGTCCGAGCTGATCGATCTGGGGTGGCTCGACGCCAAAGCGCGCCACGACGAATTGTGCGCATTCTTCGAGTCCATGTGGACCCCCCGCGACTCCCTCGCGTGACGGGTTGAATCTGGATCTGGGTCTGAATCCGATTCCGAATCCGATTCCGAATCCGAATCCGATTCCGAATCCGATTCCGATTCCGATTCCGATTCCGAATCCGAATCCGATTCCGAATCCGAGTCAGATTCAGATTCAGAATCAGCGGCGCGGGCGGTGGCGGGGAGCTGGGCGGTGAATGCCCAGCTCCCCGACGGACGCGCTAGCGCATAGCGCCAAGGTGGTGAAGGATGGCGGCGACTTTGTCGAGCAATCGCTCGCCGCCTTCGATTTGGTGAGCGTCGACGTAGCCCCAGGCGACCGCAACGCGCAGAGCGGCACGTGATTCGCTGTTGGAGCCTGCCGCGGTGGAGAAGCGTGCGATGCGGTGCCCGCCTTGGCTACGATTGCCTTCGGCGATGTTCAATGCGACGGAGCTGAGGGCCCTTCGAAGCTGCTCGCCCAAGTCGCGGTCGCAGCGACGGATATGCATTACTGTGGGACGAAGAAGCTCGATGGCTTGAATCGCCAGCTCGAGGACCTGAAACTTGGAGGGGCGGTGGGGTGTTCTTGCTTGCATGCCCCCTCCAGCGAAAGAAGCGTGACAGCGCCTTGGCCTCGATCGCCGAGCCACGACGGGCGCTGGCGCGCTTCTTTCGCGCCCGGGCAGGCAAGCAAGAACACCCCGCCGCACCGGGATTCACGTCGAGAGCAGCCTTCGAATCCGAGTCCACCTCCGGCATCGGAGCTGCGTCGTCGTGCGCCAGCGAAGCTGCGTAGTCGTAGGGCATCGGAGCCGCGTCGTGCTGCAGCGAAAGTCGAACCTCGCGCTCGATCGGAAGCCGGTGCGGCGGGTCGGTTTTGCTTGCCTGCCCGAACGCGAAAGAAGCGCGCCAGCGCCCCCCACACGGCGGCCTTCGACAGCGAGGGCGCTGTCACGCTTCTTTCGCTCGGGGGGGCATGCAAGCAAAACCGCCCCACCGCCCCTTTGGTTTCCACGTCCTCGAGCTGGCCGTTCAAGCCATCGAGCTCCTTCGCCCCACCGTTGCCCATATCCGGCGCTGCGACCGCGATCTCGGCGAGCAACTTCGACGTTCCCTTAGCTCCATCGCGCTAAACATCGCCGAAGGCGACCGTAGCCAAGGCGGCCATCGCATCGCCCGTTTCTCCACCGCCGCCGGCTCGAACAGCGAATCGCGCGTCGCATTGCGCGTCGCAGTCGCCTGGGGCTACATCCGCCCCCACGAAATCGAACCCGGCGAGGAGTTGCTCAATCGCGTCGCGGCGATGCTTCATCGCCTCGGCGCCACGCGATAGCGCGCCGCCGGGGAGCCGGACCACGCCGTCCCGCTCCCCGGCGCCCCTCCGAATCCGAATCCGATTCCGAATCCGATTCCGATTCCGATTCCGAATCCGATTCCGAATCCGAATCCGATTCCGATTCCGATTCCGATTCCGAATCCGATTCCGACAACTACCGCGCCGTAGCCTCGAGAAGTGTGGAGAGCCCGGGAAGCGGGTGCACGGTGCGCAAGTCGAAGCCCGCCTCGTCGAGAAGCCCTCGGAGCTGGACCTCGGTGCGCTGGCGGCCCTCGGACAGGACGGTCATCATTTCCATGTCGAGGAAATGAACCATGGGGTATGCGGGTTGGTCGGTCACCAGCAATTCTACGATGAGGAGTCGGTGATTCGGATTCATCGCGCGGCGGCAATTTTTCAAAATAGTGAGACTGCGCGCGTCGTCCCAATCGTGCAGAATGTCCTTGAGCAAGTAGGCGTCGGCCCCCGCGGGGATGGCCTCGAAGAAGTCGCCCGATACGAACTCGCAGCGCGAGAGGACGTTGCGCTGGCGCAGGCGGGCGCGCGCGTCTTCGAGGCGGGCGGGCTGGTCGAACAGCATGCCCGAGAGGTGGGGATGCTTGGCCAGAATGCCCGCGAGGAGCATTCCGCTACCGCCGGCGACGTCGCAAAGCTTTTTCACCTCGCGAAAGACGGGCAAGGCCGCGACGCCGGGCGTGTCCAACTCGGTGATGCGCGACATGGCTTCGTCGAAGGTGGCGCCTTGATCGGGGTGCTTCTCGAAGTAACCCCAGAACGACGTGCCGTGCACCCGCTCGAAGGCGCTTTTGCCGGTCATCACTGTGTGCTCCAACTCGGCCCACGCGTGGGCATGGTAGGAGGCACCGAAATATTCCGGGAAGGCCGGCCCGCCCAGGGCGTTCGCGCGCAGGACGCGTGAGACGCGGTTGTTGCCGAAGCGCCCGTCCCGCTCGCGGCGGAAGACGCCGATCTGAACCAGCGCCCGCATCATGCGCTCCAGCGCGTCCGGGTGGGCGCCCGTCCGCCGAGCGAGCTCGGGCGCATCCAGGGGGCCATTTTCCAGGTGATCGGCCAATTTCAGCTTGGCGGCCACGTGGACCATCTGCGTGCGCATCACCGCGAGGGTGTGCTCGACGACTGTGAGCTCGGGGGGCGTGATGAGGTCGAGCACCTTGAGAACGGCCGCCCGCAGCGCGAGCATGCTCTGCACCACGAAACGACCGGGGTTCGGCGGGGGCGTGTACGGTCCGTCGGACATGTCCGGCGTACTCTAATCTTTTTGCTTCGGGTTCCGTGCGGAAGTAGCCTCCGCGCGTGAGCGAAACGACGGATCTTGCCCCCCTCTCCTTCTTCACACGACTTTGGTTCGCGTGGATTGCGTTTTTCCGCGTTCTCTTCGACGGCGAATACGCCGCCCGTGCTTGGGATGCGCGAACGCCGAAGGCGCTGCCTCCTGCCCCTCCCCCTCCGAAGGAGGTGGCGCCTCCGGTGAAGGAAGAGCCCAAGGAGCTGGAGAAGGCCGAAAAATCCGTGGATGGGGCGCTGCAGCTGCTGGGGCTTTTCCAGCGTGAAGGCCGCCTGGTGGACTTTCTGACCCAGGAGATCGCGCCCTTCGCCGACGCGGAAATCGGGGCAACGGCGCGCGTGATCCACGAGGGATGCCGCAAGGCCCTGCTGTCGCACGCCACCATCGTTCCGCTTCGTTCGGAGGACGAGGATACGACGGTCACCTTGAACGCGGGCTTCGATCCGGCCGAGGTGAAGCTGACCGGCAATGTGAAAGGCACCGGCCCCTACCGCGGGGTGTTGCGCCACCGCGGCTGGCGCGCCAAGGAGATCACCTTGCCAGCCGCCGTTTCGGGGCACGATGCGAGCATCCTTTGCCCGGCGGAGGTCGAGCTGTGAGCGACCAAAAGCGCTTCGTCGTGGGTATCGATCTGGGGACCACGCACACGGCCCTGGCGAGTGCCCCGCTCGGGGACGAAAAGGCTCGGCCCGAGGTGACGCCCATCGAGCAGCTCGTGGCCGCCGGCACGGTGGACGCGCGGACCTTGCTGCCGTCGTTCTTGTACTTTGCGGCGGAGGCCGAGGGGCCGCAGGCGCTCCCGTGGGATGCGGAGCGGCGGTTCGCGGTGGGCGAGCTGGCGCGGGCGCGAGGCGCCGATGCACCGCTGCGCACGATTGCAAGCGCCAAGAGCTGGCTCTGTCACACGGGCGTGGACCGGCGCGGGCAGATTTTGCCGCAGGGTGCACCGGAGGACATCGAAAAGATCTCCCCGGTGGAGGTGTCCTGGCGCTACCTGGAGCACCTCACCGAGGCGTGGGATGCCCTGCAAAAACGCCGCGGCGGTGATGCAGCACCGCTGGGTGCGCAGGAGATCGTGATCACGGTGCCGGCGTCGTTCGATGCGGGTGCCCGCGAGCTCACGGCGGAGGCCGCGCTGGCGGCAGGCCTGGAGAACATCACCTTGCTCGAGGAGCCGCAGGCCGCGCTGTACGCGTGGATCGATGCGATGGGCGATGGATGGCGCAAGGAGCTGAAGGTCGGCGATGTCATCCTGGTCGTGGACATCGGCGGCGGGACGACGGACTTTTCGGCCATTGCCGCCGTCGAGAAAGAGGGCTCGCTCGAACTGGTGCGCGTCGCCGTGGGCGATCACATTCTGCTCGGCGGCGACAACATGGACCTCGCGCTCGCACACGTGGTGCGGCAGAAGGTGGCCCAGAACGGGACGGAGCTGGATCGCTGGCAAATGGGCGCTCTCACGCATGCGGCCCGCAGCGCGAAGGAGCGGCTCTTGGGCGATGCCGCGCTCGAGTCGGTGCCCATCGTTCTCGCAGCGCGCGGCTCGAAGCTGGTGGGCGGCGGCGTGCGCAGTGAGCTCACGCGCGAAGAGGTGACGCGCGTGCTCGTGGAAGGCTTCTTCCCGGTGGTGCCGGCGGCGGCGCGGCCTGCGGTGCGGGCGCGTGGTGGTCTGACGCAATTGGGGCTTCCTTATGCATCGGATGCCGCGGTGACGAAGCATCTGGCCGCGTTCTTGGGCAAGCAGGCCGGGGCGCTGGCCACGTTGGGGCTCGCCTCGCAAGGCGGGAGCTTGCTGCATCCAACCGCGGTGCTGTTCAACGGCGGCGTGATGAAGAGCGATGCGCTGCGCGAGCGCCTGCTCACGACGCTCAATGGATGGCTTGCGGAAGATGGAGCAGCGCCGGTGCGCATGCTGGCCGAGGCCGATTACGACTTGGCCGTGGCGCGCGGGGCGGCGGCTTACGGGCTTTCGCGACACGGACGCGGGCTGCGCATCCGCGGCGGTACGGCGCGCGCGTACTACGTCGGCATCGAGAGCGCGATGCCGGCGGTGCCGGGCATGGAGCCGCCGATCACCGCGCTGTGCGTGGCGCCGTTCGGGATGGAGGAAGGCACCGAGGCGAGCCTTCCGCCGAACGAGCTGGGCGTCGTGGTGGGCGAGCCGGTGCGCTTCCGGTTCTTCGGATCGACGGTGCGCCGTGACGACGCCGCAGGTACCGAATTGGAGCGATGGAAGGAAGGAGAGCTCGAGGAGCTCGCCCCCATCGAGGTCACGTTGCCCGCCGAAGGCCGCGCCGAGGGCGACGTCGTTCCGGTGCGGTTGCATGCCTCGGTGACCGAGGTGGGCACGTTGATGCTCGAGGCGGTCGCCACGCAACCGCGCAAGCCGAACGAGCGCTGGGGCATCGAGCTGACCGTGCGCGGAGAGGCGGGATCGACCTAAAGGATGAGAACGAGCGCGCGCGTCGTTGGGATCGATCTCGGCACGACGAACACGCTGCTGGCGTGGGCGGACGCGGAGGGACCGGACCGCACGCCGCGCATTTTCGCAGTTCCGCAGTTGGTCACGCGCACCGAGATCGAGGCGCGCGCTCTCTTGCCATCGTGCCTGTTTGCGCCGGCGGCAGGGGAAATCGAGGGCGATCCCTTTCACGATGCGCCGTACGTCACCGGTGAGTTCGCGCGGCAGCGCGGCGCGCAGGTCCCCGGGCGGCTGATTGCCTCGGCGAAAAGCTGGCTATGCCATGCGGGCGTCGATCGCACGGCGGCGATTCTTCCGTGGGGCTCGGACGACGAATCCGTGCCCAAGGTTTCGCCGCTGGACGCGAGCACCCGGTACCTCGCGCATTTGAAGACGGCGTACGACGCGGCGCACCCGGATACGCCGCTCGCCGATACCGAGGTGGTGCTCACCGTACCGGCGTCGTTCGACGAGGGCGCGCGCGAGCTCACCTTGGAGGCGGCGACCCGCGCGGGCCTGAACGTGCGCTTGCTCGAGGAGCCGCAGGCCGCGTTCTACGATTGCATGCAGCGCATCGGCACCGCCGGGCTCGAGGCGCTCATCGCGGGCACACAAGCCGCGCACGTGCTCGTCTGCGACGTGGGCGGCGGCACGACGGATCTCTCGCTCATTCGCGTCGAACGCGGGGAAAGTGGCCCCGTGGTTTCGCGCATCGCCACCGGGCATCACCTCTTGCTCGGCGGCGACAACATGGACCTCACTTTGGCCCATCTCTGCGAAGAGCGGCTCGAGACGAAGTTCGACCCCGGGCGCTTTGCACAGCTCACCGCGGCCTGCCGCACGGCCAAAGAGCGGCTTCTGGGCGGCCAAGGTGAGAACGTGCCGGAGGAGGCGGCCGTCACGGTGCTCGGGCATGGCGCCAAGCTCGTGGGCGGCTCGCTCAGCACGAAGCTCACACGGGACGAGGTGGAGCGCATCGTCCTGGAGGGCTTTTTCCCCAAGGTGGAGCGCGATGCGCGGCCGCAACGCACGCGGGGTGCCTTGGTCGCGTTCGGGCTCCCGTACGAGCGCGACGTGGCCATCACGCGGCACATCGCCTGGTTCGTCGCGCGGCACGTGGGCTCGGGGACGCGCATCGACGCGCTGTTGCTGAACGGCGGCGTCTTCCGCGCGACGCGCATCG
It includes:
- a CDS encoding four helix bundle protein; this translates as MQARTPHRPSKFQVLELAIQAIELLRPTVMHIRRCDRDLGEQLRRALSSVALNIAEGNRSQGGHRIARFSTAAGSNSESRAALRVAVAWGYVDAHQIEGGERLLDKVAAILHHLGAMR
- the ade gene encoding adenine deaminase — translated: MDAVKLARLIDAAQGRVPCDVVVKDVRYLDVFSCTWHQGDLAVKDGFLVGLEPGLSATRTIEGRGRSVVPGFCDAHVHLESSLLTPHHFQRAVLPRGTTSAICDPHELANVIGLGGIRYFLDASRGMALNLRVMLSSCVPATDFETNGGGTIDAAALATLLDHPKTLGLAEMMNVPGVLHADPSVLAKLETFAGRRIDGHCPLVRGRDLSAYAAAGISSCHESSEYEEAKEKLTKGIAVWIREGSVAKDLRALAPLLTMATSTSIGFCTDDRNPLDIAREGHIDHLVRGAIGYGVPPEVAYRAASFSVARHYGLVRRGAIAPGHVADLILLDDVATCAISDVLVAGTPVGELDLSGDADAREGAAARGTMKAHVPEARDLEGPSGSVHVIGVREGRILTDRAVMAHDAEGVARLTVLERYGHGSRPANGYVRGFGRNFRGAIASSVGHDSHNLIVVGSNTADMRMALATLIDSGGGFCVVGGGAVHAHLGLPIGGLMSPEEPIFIERALGKLHHASKEIGCELPEPFLQLAFLSLPVIPSLKLTDRGLMDVDAFQLIDVRAA
- a CDS encoding Hsp70 family protein, which codes for MSDQKRFVVGIDLGTTHTALASAPLGDEKARPEVTPIEQLVAAGTVDARTLLPSFLYFAAEAEGPQALPWDAERRFAVGELARARGADAPLRTIASAKSWLCHTGVDRRGQILPQGAPEDIEKISPVEVSWRYLEHLTEAWDALQKRRGGDAAPLGAQEIVITVPASFDAGARELTAEAALAAGLENITLLEEPQAALYAWIDAMGDGWRKELKVGDVILVVDIGGGTTDFSAIAAVEKEGSLELVRVAVGDHILLGGDNMDLALAHVVRQKVAQNGTELDRWQMGALTHAARSAKERLLGDAALESVPIVLAARGSKLVGGGVRSELTREEVTRVLVEGFFPVVPAAARPAVRARGGLTQLGLPYASDAAVTKHLAAFLGKQAGALATLGLASQGGSLLHPTAVLFNGGVMKSDALRERLLTTLNGWLAEDGAAPVRMLAEADYDLAVARGAAAYGLSRHGRGLRIRGGTARAYYVGIESAMPAVPGMEPPITALCVAPFGMEEGTEASLPPNELGVVVGEPVRFRFFGSTVRRDDAAGTELERWKEGELEELAPIEVTLPAEGRAEGDVVPVRLHASVTEVGTLMLEAVATQPRKPNERWGIELTVRGEAGST
- a CDS encoding four helix bundle protein codes for the protein MQAKPPHRPFGFHVLELAVQAIELLRPTVAHIRRCDRDLGEQLRRSLSSIALNIAEGDRSQGGHRIARFSTAAGSNSESRVALRVAVAWGYIRPHEIEPGEELLNRVAAMLHRLGATR
- a CDS encoding MFS transporter produces the protein MAAMETTVVATAMPTVVADLGALELYGWVGAVYLLGNTVAMPIYGKLSDIYGRKSLMMVGITLFLIGSMASGLSQSMVQLIAFRGLQALGAGGLQTLAFTVAGDIYEVKERARIQGIFGAVWAIAGMSGPFLGGLLVKFLSWRWVFYVNVPVGVLAAFLYVVAFHESVAKRPAKLDIPGALVVTAMVVSLLLGTSRVAPAITIPLAIGFGVIMMLVERRAEEPVIPLDLLRQKVIGLSCILGGVVGATMMSVVTYLPLYLQGILGTSATTAGSMLSPLLIGWPLAATLTGRILSRLSYRTIMIFGWTLATASLVVLSVEIANVAAPGVLYAIMFFLGLGLGFANTPIILVLQESVTWRQRGQATAASSFFRTIGGSIAVGALGAILAGGLAGLADPRLLSEIMGPEHGHHLDPALMGRISAQLETSLVTIFRIIAAMAASALALALFFPPLRLGQGEASLRERQDGALDDGPVGQDTEDAKMTT
- a CDS encoding DUF2760 domain-containing protein; translated protein: MSETTDLAPLSFFTRLWFAWIAFFRVLFDGEYAARAWDARTPKALPPAPPPPKEVAPPVKEEPKELEKAEKSVDGALQLLGLFQREGRLVDFLTQEIAPFADAEIGATARVIHEGCRKALLSHATIVPLRSEDEDTTVTLNAGFDPAEVKLTGNVKGTGPYRGVLRHRGWRAKEITLPAAVSGHDASILCPAEVEL
- a CDS encoding patatin-like phospholipase family protein, producing the protein MKRVALILAGGAARGAYEVGVVAYLLQEVSRALGRDVPLDILCGTSVGALNVAGLAAYADEPRDRAQRLVDVWRELRVGDLVKSDLRGLLAGSRALLDTSGLEKLVADKIPFARIGDNLARGMLTAVTISTTHVASGKTIVFVQRGEPGLMAWGHEPTLEPRAAILTEHHALASAAIPILFRPVLIDGQYYCDGGLRQNVPLSPARRLGADGLLIVNPRYIRQNGRDATAEEEPRPGPLLLFGKALNSLLLDRLDTDLARLEGINRLLSAGTRRFGPGFVDAINEELGRTAPPKIRPLSTILVRASEDIGKMSVEFVRSPKFQGRVGGPLARVMRRLAEAGGDSESDLLSYVLFDGEFASELIDLGWLDAKARHDELCAFFESMWTPRDSLA
- a CDS encoding acetylserotonin O-methyltransferase → MSDGPYTPPPNPGRFVVQSMLALRAAVLKVLDLITPPELTVVEHTLAVMRTQMVHVAAKLKLADHLENGPLDAPELARRTGAHPDALERMMRALVQIGVFRRERDGRFGNNRVSRVLRANALGGPAFPEYFGASYHAHAWAELEHTVMTGKSAFERVHGTSFWGYFEKHPDQGATFDEAMSRITELDTPGVAALPVFREVKKLCDVAGGSGMLLAGILAKHPHLSGMLFDQPARLEDARARLRQRNVLSRCEFVSGDFFEAIPAGADAYLLKDILHDWDDARSLTILKNCRRAMNPNHRLLIVELLVTDQPAYPMVHFLDMEMMTVLSEGRQRTEVQLRGLLDEAGFDLRTVHPLPGLSTLLEATAR